CGGTGGCGGGCACAGTGGATACCGCATTCCGCCTTTACCGCGGTTCCTCGGCCTCGGTCTCGCATGGCGACCCGCCGGTGGACTGACTGGGCGTTTTGCGTTGAAGCAGCGTCGGAAAGACCGGTCGGGCCATGGCGAAAGCCGATGCGCTTGGGCGGGCGCCGGGGTCCACGGTCTCCCGTTCACCACAGCAGGGCCTGGAAACAGCGCCGGCCCTCTCCCATCACCGTCTAGACCCAATGCCGTTCAGTTAGGGGCTGATGTGCCTTGTCAACCCCGGCCCCTGCCCCCTGGAGCATGAAGAAGGGGTTCCCTGGTAGAACAGTCATCTCTCACAACGCCTGTCACCAGGGAACCCCTTGCCCGACCATTGTGCCACGACCCGCGAAGTCCGCTCCGCCCCCAGCGTCTTCGCCCCCGGCCACCTGGGAGAACTCACCCAGATCGTGCCCTTCGAGATGGTCGACGCCGTGCTCGCCGAGCGCGGCAGACACCACCAGCGACTCCGTCTCCTGCCCGCCCGCGTCGTGGTGTACCTGCTCCTGGCAGGTGGACTGTTCGCCCCCTTGGGCTGGACCGCGATCTGGCGCAAACTCACCAGCGGCCTGAACCTGACCCCCCGCCCCACCGCCTCGGCGCTGTTCTACGCCCGCAAACGCCTGGGCCCCGCACCCCTCAAAGCCCTGTTCACCCTCCTGGCCGACCCCACCCACACCGCCCACCGGTTCAAAGGGCTGCTGGTGTGCGCCATCGACGGCACCCTGCTGGACGTGCCCGCCTCAGCAGCCAACCGGAGTGTGCACCGCTCCCAGGGAGCGACCCGCTGGGCCGGGGCGGGCTACCCCCAGCTACGGCTGCTGGCCCTGGTAGCGACCGGCTCGCGCGCACTCCTGGCAGCCACGTTCGGCCCCGTCCGCCACGGCGAGACGGCCTACGCGCCCGCCCTGTGCCAGGCGATGGGCCCAGGCCGGCTGGTCCTGGCCGACCGCGGCTTTGACGCCGCCACCGTGCTGGAAGAGTTCACCGCGACCGGAGCCGAGATACTCGTGCGCATGAGCGCCGGCAGCAACCCCCGACGGCTACGCCGACTCAAGGACGGGACCTGGCTGGTCATGCGCGGCAAGCGGCGGCTACGGCTGATCGAGGCACAGATCACCATCGCCACCGGCCAGGGCCAAAGCACCGGCCGCTACCGGTTGGCCACCACCCTGGTCGACGTCGACCGCTACCCGGCTACCGACCTGGTGGCCCTGTACCACCAGCGGTGGGAGATCGAGACCGCCTACGGTGAGCTGAAGTCCTCCCTGCTCGGCCGCCGGGTGCTGCGGGCCAAGGACCCCGAAGGGCTGGAGCAGGAGGTGTGGGCGCTGCTGGCGACCTACCAGGTGGTGCGGTACGCGATCGCTGACGCGGTGACCGCCACCGGCCACAGCCCGCTCCAAGCGAGTTTCACCGTGGCGGTCGAGGCCGCCCGGGACTGCTTGGTCCGGGCCGAGAACACCATCGCCGGCGAGCGGGTCGACCTGCGGGGGGTGATCGGGCAGCAGGTGTTGGCGAACCTGCTGCCCCAGCGGCGTCTGCGGACGGCGCCGCGGGTGGTCAAACGCGCGATCTCGAAGTACCACGCCCGCTCCAACGGGGTAGACCGCACTACCTACAAAGCCACCGTGGACATCACGGTGTTGACAGAGCCCTGACTTCCTTAACTGAACGGCATTGCGTCTAGACCCGGCGGCCCCTGGGCCAGTGGGGCACCGCACAGTAGGGGCCCGGGCGCACGCGCGAGGGGCAGCGGCGGCCGCGGGGACCAGGGAACGTCGGGGCGTGGCGGGCGCGGCTAGAAGAGGCGGTTCGCCACGGCCACCTCCCGAAGCCGAGCCAGAGCTCGGTGCTGGGCAACCCGTACCGCCCCGGCCGACATTCCCAGTACATGTCCCGTCTCATCAGCAGATAGACCCGCAATCACGCGCATGACGAGCAGCCGCCTCTGCTGCTCGGGAAGTTCACTCAGCAGCGCCCTG
This sequence is a window from Spinactinospora alkalitolerans. Protein-coding genes within it:
- a CDS encoding IS4 family transposase: MPDHCATTREVRSAPSVFAPGHLGELTQIVPFEMVDAVLAERGRHHQRLRLLPARVVVYLLLAGGLFAPLGWTAIWRKLTSGLNLTPRPTASALFYARKRLGPAPLKALFTLLADPTHTAHRFKGLLVCAIDGTLLDVPASAANRSVHRSQGATRWAGAGYPQLRLLALVATGSRALLAATFGPVRHGETAYAPALCQAMGPGRLVLADRGFDAATVLEEFTATGAEILVRMSAGSNPRRLRRLKDGTWLVMRGKRRLRLIEAQITIATGQGQSTGRYRLATTLVDVDRYPATDLVALYHQRWEIETAYGELKSSLLGRRVLRAKDPEGLEQEVWALLATYQVVRYAIADAVTATGHSPLQASFTVAVEAARDCLVRAENTIAGERVDLRGVIGQQVLANLLPQRRLRTAPRVVKRAISKYHARSNGVDRTTYKATVDITVLTEP